Genomic segment of Umezawaea sp. Da 62-37:
CGACGCGTAGCCCATGTGGTAGGCCCGGAAGCCCTGCTGGTAGAGCCAGACAGGGAAGGTGAGCGTGGAGTTGTTGGGGTAGCCCATGATCTGGCTGTTGCCGACCATGTCGGCCGACCCGGACGCCACCGATCCGGCCACGATCGCCTGGGTGAAGTACTGGAGGGCGAAGATGACCGAGTTGACGACGCCGAACAGCAGCACCGGCGCGATCGTCGGCAGCGTGATCTTCCGGAACTGCATGACGGCGCCCGCGCCGTCGAGCTGCGCGGCCTCGTACAGGTCCTTGGGCACGTCCAGGATCGCGGCCAGAATGATGATCATGATTTCGCCGGAGCCCCACAGCGTGAGCAGGGTCAGCGCGGGCTTGGACAGGCTGGGGTCGTTGAACCACAGCGGTCCGTCGATGCCGAACCAGCCGAGCACCGAGTTCACCGGGCCCGTGCCGGGGTTGAACACGAACACGAACGTCAGGGTCGCGGCGACCGGCGGGACCAGCGACGGCAGGTAGCACAGGGTGCGGAGCAGGCTGTTGCCCGTCGTCACGCGCGCCAGCACCGACGCGACGCCGAGGCCGAACGCCACCCGCAGCACCGTGAGCACCACGACGAGCCACAGCGTGTTGTACGCCGCGGTCTTGACGACCGGGTCACCGGTGAACAGGTAGACGAAGTTGCGCAGGCCGACGAAGTCCGCGGTGTCGAGCCCGTTGTAGTTGGTGAACGAGAAGTACACCGTCGCGAGCAGCGGGTAGACGAAGAACACCGTCATCCCGATCGCCCACGGCGCCAGGAACAGGATCACCCACTTGCGGTTGCGGCCGCGCACCCCGCCCCGCCCCTTGGCGGGGGCGGGACGGGTCGCGGGCTCCGCTGTCCGGCTCGGGAGAGTCGTGGTCACGGGGCCGACCTCACTTGCCGAGTGCCTTGGCGTCGTCGATCTGCTTGTCCAGGTCGGTCAGGCCGGTGGCGAGGTCGGAGACCGTGCCGGTCTGCCAGGAGACGCCGAAGTCGGACACGATCTTCAGGTACTGGTCGCCGATCGTGCTGGCCGGGTTCGACGTCAGGTTCTTGTTGGCGAACGCGTCGAGAAACGGCTTGAAGTTGTCGCCCAGCTTCAGGTCCGGGCTGCTCAGCGAGGTCTTGGTGCTGGGCACGTTGTGCAGGCCGTTGGCGAGGCCGACCAGGGCGTCGGTGTCCGACGTCAGGTACTTGACCAGGTCCCAGGCGGCACCGGGGTTCTTGGCGCCCTTGGGGATGCCGATGATCGTGCCGGTCGTGTAGCCGCCGCCGTAGTTCTCCGGCTTCGACGTGGGCAGCGTCGTGGTGCCGTAGTTCAGGCCGGGCGTCTGGTCGGCGAGGAACGCCGTGCGGTACTCGCCGTCGATAGCCATGGCGACCTTGCCGACGTGGAAGCCGTTGTCGGCGGAGTACTCCTGGCCGAGGCCCGCGGTGAACTTCTGCAGGTTGTCCCAGCCGTAGAAGTCGATGAGCTCCTTCTGCCACCCGAACATGTCCTTCCAGCCCTGGTCCTTGCCCAGGGTGGACTTGCCGTCCTTGTCGACCCACTGCGCGTTGAACATCGTGCCGACGATCTGCGGCTTGAACGCGTAGAAACCCGTCTGCGGCAGGAAACCCGCGACCTGGATCGAGCCGTCGGGGTTCTTCACGGTGAGCTTCTTGGCGTAGTCCAGCAGTTCGGCCGTGGTCTTCGGCGGGGCGCTCAGACCGGCCGCGGTGAGCAGGTCCTTGTTGTAGTACAGGCCGTAGACGTCCGCCAGCATCGGCAGGGCGACCCGGTTGCCGTTGAACTCGGTGTAGTCGAGCACGGCCTTCGGGATGTCGTCGAGGTTGTACTTGTCGCGCTCGATGTAGGGCTTGAGGTCCTGCCACGCGCCGGAGGACGCGAACTGGCCGATGTTGTCCGTGGTGAACGAGATCGCGACGTCCGGCGGGTTGCCGCTGCGGATCGACTGGGTGATCTTGTCGTCGTCCTGGCTGCCCTGGTTGTCGATGGTGATGTTGGCGTGCTTGCCGTGGTACTTGTCCAGCGCTTCCTTGACGATCCCCAGCTCGCGGTCGGAGAAGTTGCTCCAGACCTGGACGGTCACCGCCTGGTCGGCGCCGGGCGCGGCCGCGGGACCCGACGCGGCGCCGCCACCGGCTGTGCACGCGGCGGCCAGCACACCTGCCGTGGTGACGATCAGAGCTGACCGGAAGCGGAGCCGCGAACGGCCTGGCCTGGTGCGCATTGGCCCTCCTGGGAGATTCAACGTCGGGTGGTGGGGACGGGAACGGCCGCGTTGCCGTGGTGCGGGCCTCGGAAGGGTTCGGTCGTGGCGGCTGGAAGGCCGAACACCTGTTCCCTGGCGACGGAAAGCGCCGTGTGCAGTGCGCCGGAGCGCACCGGCTTCCCGGTGACCAGGGCGAGCTGTACGGGGGTGCGGGGCACCACCAGGCGGCGGATCTCCGCCGAGACGAGGTCGACGAGCGTCGTGCCGCCCGCTTGCGCGACGTCGCCGGAGAGCAGGACGAGTTCGGGGTCGAGCACGCTGATCACGCCCGCGACGCCGGTGGCGATGCGGCGGGCCAGGTCCACCAGGAACTCCCGACCGGCCGGGCCGGAGCTGAGCGCCTTGCGCACGGCCGCTTCCCCGGTGCGGGCCGCGACGCCGTGCGCGCGGGCCAGCCGGACGAGGGCGCCGTTGTCGAGCAGTTCGCCGAACGTGCCGCCCGCGCGGTCGGTGCCGGTCTCGGCGACCGCGCGGTCCGGGACCTGGAGGCCGTCGATCTCGCCCGCGCCACCGGTGGCGCCGCGCAGCAGCACGCCGTTGACGACCACGGCCGCGCCGACCGCGTCGGCGGGCCAGATGAGGACGAAGTCGCGGACCTCGGTCGCGCGGCCGGCGATCATCTCCTCGACGGCGACCAGGTTGACGTCGTTCTCGACGGTGACGTTGGTGCCCAGGAGGCCGTGCAGTTCGTCGAGCAGGTCGAAACCGCCCCAGCCGGGCATGTGCGGGGCGTAGGCGAGCCTGCCGGTGGCCGGGTCGACCGCGCCGGGGCTGCCCACGACCACGTGGAGCAGGGCGTCCGGGGTGAGACCCGCCTGTCCGGCGGCCTTGCTGACGGCGCTGTGGAAGGACTCCAGCACCTCGGCCCTGCCCGCCTTGGGCATGGGGGCGCTGTGCTCGGTGAGCAGCGCGCCGGAGATGTCGGCGATCGCCACGTCCACGTGGTCCGGCGTGAGGTCCACCGCCGCGACGTGCGCCAGTGCCCCGTTCACCGACCAGAGCTGCGCCCTCGGACCGCGTCCGCCGCCACGCAAACCGTTGCGCAGCACCGTGTCCGACTCTTCGAGGCGGGTCAGCAGCTGCGCCGTCGCCGGCTTGGAGAGGCCGATGATGCCCTCCAGTTCGGCCCTCGTGAGAGGACCGTTGCGGAGCAGCGCCTCGATGGCCGCGCGGTCGTTGATCTCGCGCAGCAGTCGTGGGCTTCCGGCTCGCATCGGTGCTCCTGTCTGTTAACTTTCCAGACGATTTCGGGCAACCGTAGTTACGGGGGTCACAATCGTCAACACTCTTGCCGAACGCTGATGCGGGTCCGTTACCTGGGTAAGGATCCCCTAAGGCAGGCTGGAGGCATGACCGAGAGCCGTCAGGAGTCGTTGGCCGAGCTGCTGGGTGGCCGGGGCGGGGCGCTGGACGCCTCACTGCCCCCGGTGGCCTTCGTGCTCGGGTGGCTGGTGGCCGGGCAGTCCGTGGTCGTGGGGGCCTGGGCCGCGGTCCTGTGCGGAGTCCTGATCGGTGCCGTGCGCATGGTCCGCGGCGAACGCCCGCGCGCCGCCGTGGTGAGCGTCGCGATGGTCGTGATCGCCGCCCTGGTGGCCCTGCACACCGGCCGCGCCGAGGACTTCTTCCTCGTGCAGCTGCTGTCCAACGTGGCCAGCGCGCTCATGTGGGCGGCCAGCATCGTGATCCGGTGGCCGCTGCTGGGCGTGGTGGTCGGCGTCGTCATCGGCCAGAAGACCCGCTGGCGCAAGGACCCGGACCTGCTGCGGGCCTACGGCGTCGCCAGCTGGGCGTGGGTCGGCCAGTACGTGGTGCGGGTGCTGGTG
This window contains:
- a CDS encoding carbohydrate ABC transporter permease, giving the protein MTTTLPSRTAEPATRPAPAKGRGGVRGRNRKWVILFLAPWAIGMTVFFVYPLLATVYFSFTNYNGLDTADFVGLRNFVYLFTGDPVVKTAAYNTLWLVVVLTVLRVAFGLGVASVLARVTTGNSLLRTLCYLPSLVPPVAATLTFVFVFNPGTGPVNSVLGWFGIDGPLWFNDPSLSKPALTLLTLWGSGEIMIIILAAILDVPKDLYEAAQLDGAGAVMQFRKITLPTIAPVLLFGVVNSVIFALQYFTQAIVAGSVASGSADMVGNSQIMGYPNNSTLTFPVWLYQQGFRAYHMGYASAMAVVLFIVSFAFTAILIRQLRAGNSEEARS
- a CDS encoding extracellular solute-binding protein encodes the protein MRTRPGRSRLRFRSALIVTTAGVLAAACTAGGGAASGPAAAPGADQAVTVQVWSNFSDRELGIVKEALDKYHGKHANITIDNQGSQDDDKITQSIRSGNPPDVAISFTTDNIGQFASSGAWQDLKPYIERDKYNLDDIPKAVLDYTEFNGNRVALPMLADVYGLYYNKDLLTAAGLSAPPKTTAELLDYAKKLTVKNPDGSIQVAGFLPQTGFYAFKPQIVGTMFNAQWVDKDGKSTLGKDQGWKDMFGWQKELIDFYGWDNLQKFTAGLGQEYSADNGFHVGKVAMAIDGEYRTAFLADQTPGLNYGTTTLPTSKPENYGGGYTTGTIIGIPKGAKNPGAAWDLVKYLTSDTDALVGLANGLHNVPSTKTSLSSPDLKLGDNFKPFLDAFANKNLTSNPASTIGDQYLKIVSDFGVSWQTGTVSDLATGLTDLDKQIDDAKALGK
- a CDS encoding ROK family transcriptional regulator — protein: MRAGSPRLLREINDRAAIEALLRNGPLTRAELEGIIGLSKPATAQLLTRLEESDTVLRNGLRGGGRGPRAQLWSVNGALAHVAAVDLTPDHVDVAIADISGALLTEHSAPMPKAGRAEVLESFHSAVSKAAGQAGLTPDALLHVVVGSPGAVDPATGRLAYAPHMPGWGGFDLLDELHGLLGTNVTVENDVNLVAVEEMIAGRATEVRDFVLIWPADAVGAAVVVNGVLLRGATGGAGEIDGLQVPDRAVAETGTDRAGGTFGELLDNGALVRLARAHGVAARTGEAAVRKALSSGPAGREFLVDLARRIATGVAGVISVLDPELVLLSGDVAQAGGTTLVDLVSAEIRRLVVPRTPVQLALVTGKPVRSGALHTALSVAREQVFGLPAATTEPFRGPHHGNAAVPVPTTRR
- a CDS encoding DUF3159 domain-containing protein, with translation MTESRQESLAELLGGRGGALDASLPPVAFVLGWLVAGQSVVVGAWAAVLCGVLIGAVRMVRGERPRAAVVSVAMVVIAALVALHTGRAEDFFLVQLLSNVASALMWAASIVIRWPLLGVVVGVVIGQKTRWRKDPDLLRAYGVASWAWVGQYVVRVLVFGALYLAGQVVALGVARAVLTWPLQALCLAVSWWLLRRSLPEDHPGLRHPRVPGEVSEATSRVPE